A stretch of the Halomonas sp. BDJS001 genome encodes the following:
- a CDS encoding M20/M25/M40 family metallo-hydrolase, with protein MSDSAKPWTQPMPDAQFKLMREILAAPSPVGLEAAMTYGVLKPHFESFAPKGWHLHQFKGNAGVVLDTHPDRDDMFKVMIIGHADKIRMQVRSIGEDGKIWINTDSFLPTVLIGHEVKLFSEDPDTPGSYRCIEGGTVEALGAIHFSDPAQRDGSKGLKKEQIYLDLQIHGENKKQQVLNLGVRPGDSIIFDRPIRPGFSPNTFYGAYLDNGLGCFVAAEVARLIAEAGGTKNVRVLFAIASYEEIGRFGSRVMAGEMKPDALIGVDVNHDYVAAPGIGDKRMQPLEMGKGFTMAVGSIASEQLNRIIATAAKEQGIPLQRDIVGVDTGTDGMAGVLASIDSAATSIGFPIRNMHTISETGHTQDVLAAIHALTHTLQALDRLPDLQREFLDNHPRLDQASPLTHQGSDKPDSEDDVNNDESSESQASHQSNHSKKNKKKGKK; from the coding sequence ATGAGCGATAGTGCAAAACCCTGGACACAGCCGATGCCCGACGCGCAGTTCAAACTAATGCGCGAAATCCTTGCGGCCCCCAGCCCAGTAGGTTTGGAAGCCGCGATGACATATGGCGTGCTGAAGCCACATTTCGAATCTTTCGCCCCTAAAGGCTGGCACCTTCACCAGTTTAAGGGCAACGCAGGCGTTGTGTTGGACACCCACCCTGACCGCGACGATATGTTCAAGGTCATGATCATCGGCCATGCGGACAAAATCCGTATGCAGGTGCGCTCGATTGGTGAGGACGGCAAGATCTGGATCAACACGGACTCCTTCCTGCCCACCGTGCTTATCGGCCATGAGGTGAAGCTGTTTAGCGAAGACCCCGACACTCCAGGTAGCTACCGCTGCATTGAAGGCGGCACGGTAGAAGCCCTGGGCGCAATACACTTCTCTGACCCTGCCCAGCGCGATGGTAGCAAAGGCCTGAAAAAAGAGCAGATCTACCTGGATCTACAGATCCATGGCGAAAACAAAAAGCAGCAAGTGCTGAACCTAGGTGTGCGCCCCGGCGACTCGATTATTTTTGACCGCCCTATTCGCCCCGGCTTTAGCCCCAATACTTTCTACGGTGCCTACCTGGATAACGGCCTGGGCTGTTTTGTGGCCGCTGAAGTGGCGCGTTTGATCGCGGAAGCAGGCGGCACCAAAAACGTGCGCGTACTGTTTGCAATTGCCAGCTACGAAGAAATTGGCCGTTTCGGCAGCCGCGTGATGGCCGGTGAAATGAAGCCGGATGCATTGATTGGCGTCGATGTAAATCACGACTATGTAGCCGCCCCAGGCATCGGCGACAAGCGCATGCAGCCGTTAGAGATGGGCAAAGGCTTCACCATGGCGGTGGGCTCGATTGCCAGCGAACAGCTCAACCGGATTATCGCCACTGCCGCTAAAGAACAAGGCATTCCGCTGCAGCGCGATATTGTGGGTGTAGATACGGGTACCGATGGTATGGCGGGCGTACTGGCCTCTATCGACAGTGCCGCCACCTCGATTGGGTTTCCCATCCGCAATATGCACACTATCTCAGAAACAGGTCATACCCAGGATGTACTGGCGGCTATTCACGCCCTCACCCACACCTTGCAAGCCCTTGACCGCCTGCCCGACCTGCAGCGTGAGTTCCTTGATAACCACCCACGCTTAGACCAAGCGAGCCCGCTTACTCACCAAGGCAGCGACAAGCCTGACAGCGAGGATGATGTTAACAACGACGAAAGTAGCGAGAGCCAAGCAAGTCACCAAAGCAATCACAGCAAGAAAAACAAGAAGAAAGGCAAAAAGTAA
- a CDS encoding acyclic terpene utilization AtuA family protein, which translates to MSFLLGSGAGFSGDRTDAAVAVVAELIKRQQPSALVFETLGERTLAAAHRAMRDDPESGFEPLLDELLAPVLRDCLDHNIKVLGNFGAANPTGACQVIADLANQLGRGDIRIAQVHGDDIRQQLHSLDLQRWEAERLDMPVDDALISANVYLGAKALAEALAMQADVVVTGRVADPALFLAPLMHHFDWRWDDWDRLACGMMAGHLAECGAQVSGGYFADPGFKDVPGLATVGYPIIEVEQDGSLIITKPANTGGSVTEQTVKEQLLYEVHDPANYLTPDVTVDLSHAEVRQLSPNRVAVTGIRGKPAPERLKTTVCYEGGWQGEAEISYAGPNALARAQLAAQVLRERLVFRAPAELRTRLDIIGLASVFDSDSGELQRSASASASGDYRLRLAAEHRERRWVARATQELLALYCAGPAGGGGVRRQFQRRVFTASYLVKRSDIHPHASLFESSPLGERRSERYAAN; encoded by the coding sequence ATGAGCTTTTTATTAGGCAGTGGCGCAGGCTTTTCAGGTGACCGCACCGATGCGGCAGTGGCGGTAGTGGCGGAATTAATCAAGCGTCAGCAGCCCTCTGCCTTAGTGTTTGAAACCCTGGGAGAGCGGACGCTGGCGGCGGCTCATCGGGCCATGCGCGACGACCCCGAAAGTGGGTTCGAGCCACTGCTGGATGAACTGTTGGCGCCAGTGCTTCGGGATTGTCTGGATCACAATATTAAAGTGCTAGGTAACTTTGGCGCGGCCAACCCAACCGGGGCTTGTCAGGTTATCGCCGATCTGGCTAACCAGCTTGGGCGCGGGGATATACGCATTGCACAGGTGCACGGTGATGATATTCGCCAGCAGTTACATAGTTTGGACTTACAGCGCTGGGAGGCTGAGCGGCTGGATATGCCGGTCGATGACGCCCTGATTTCAGCCAATGTCTACCTGGGCGCCAAGGCGCTGGCTGAGGCGTTGGCCATGCAGGCGGATGTGGTGGTCACAGGCCGTGTTGCCGACCCGGCGCTGTTTTTAGCGCCGCTGATGCACCACTTCGATTGGCGTTGGGACGATTGGGATCGCTTGGCTTGCGGCATGATGGCGGGGCATTTAGCAGAGTGTGGCGCCCAGGTAAGCGGAGGCTACTTTGCCGATCCGGGCTTTAAAGACGTGCCTGGGCTCGCCACGGTGGGCTACCCGATTATTGAAGTGGAGCAGGATGGCAGCCTTATTATTACCAAGCCTGCCAATACCGGTGGCTCTGTTACCGAGCAAACGGTGAAAGAACAACTGCTTTACGAAGTGCATGACCCGGCGAATTATCTAACCCCGGATGTCACGGTGGATCTTTCCCACGCCGAGGTGCGTCAGTTGTCACCCAATCGCGTGGCGGTGACGGGAATTCGTGGCAAGCCTGCGCCCGAGAGACTCAAAACCACTGTGTGCTATGAAGGCGGTTGGCAGGGCGAGGCGGAAATCTCCTATGCCGGCCCGAACGCCTTGGCAAGAGCTCAGCTTGCCGCCCAGGTACTGCGTGAACGATTGGTGTTTCGAGCGCCTGCCGAGCTGCGCACTCGCTTGGATATCATTGGCTTGGCCAGCGTATTCGATAGCGATAGCGGTGAGCTGCAGCGCAGCGCTTCAGCCTCCGCCAGCGGCGATTATCGGCTGCGGTTGGCGGCCGAGCACCGCGAGCGGCGCTGGGTAGCCCGTGCCACCCAGGAGCTATTGGCGCTTTACTGCGCTGGGCCAGCAGGTGGCGGCGGCGTGCGGCGTCAATTTCAAAGGCGAGTGTTTACCGCTTCCTATTTGGTAAAGCGTAGCGATATTCATCCCCATGCCAGTCTGTTTGAATCGTCGCCGCTCGGCGAACGCAGGAGTGAACGCTATGCTGCAAACTAA
- a CDS encoding sodium-dependent transporter, producing MTSSRQPRTQWLGRWGFMLAATGSAVGLGNIWKFPYMTGEFGGGAFVLVYLACIFAVGVPVMMVEIAFGRRGRGSPVDAIRRMVNESGRSPAWSLIGWMAMLCGFMILSFYVVVAGWSFSYLWKMLTGGLAGSSVDEMAAVFGANNADPLNLGFWSTLVTLATMLIVGKGVQQGIEKSVSWMMPGLVIMLVVLIGFGLFSGGFGAAVSFLFSFKAGSLSSEGMLAALGHAFFTLSLASGAILTYGSYLPKSASIGRTTVSVAVADTVVALMAGLAIFPVIFANGMNPGEGPGLIFMSLPLAFQAMPLGTLFGILFFLMLSMAALTSSISMVEATVSWLCDNKGISRSAASWGTGIVLWLISTLAMLSFNLGEDWTLADKNVFDWLDYLTSRWMMPLGGLGMVVLAGFVIKNDAFRQELGLAPVPYALWLSMVRYVSPLGIVVIFVDALGVYQVSFAAHWPWLLGILVAMAALGETLSPRLLTALRAG from the coding sequence ATGACCTCTTCTAGGCAACCTCGCACCCAATGGCTAGGCCGCTGGGGGTTTATGTTAGCGGCCACCGGCTCCGCGGTGGGACTCGGCAATATTTGGAAATTCCCCTACATGACCGGGGAGTTTGGCGGCGGTGCCTTCGTGCTGGTCTATCTGGCGTGCATCTTTGCCGTGGGCGTGCCAGTGATGATGGTCGAAATTGCCTTTGGTCGGCGCGGGCGCGGTAGCCCGGTGGATGCCATACGGCGTATGGTTAATGAGTCCGGCCGCTCGCCTGCCTGGTCGTTGATTGGCTGGATGGCCATGCTCTGCGGTTTTATGATCCTGTCGTTTTACGTGGTTGTGGCAGGCTGGTCGTTCTCTTATCTATGGAAAATGCTCACCGGCGGTTTGGCGGGCAGCAGCGTCGATGAGATGGCCGCCGTGTTTGGCGCCAACAACGCTGATCCGCTGAACCTCGGCTTCTGGAGCACTCTCGTTACGCTGGCCACTATGCTGATTGTGGGCAAGGGGGTTCAGCAAGGGATTGAGAAGAGCGTCAGTTGGATGATGCCGGGTCTGGTCATTATGCTGGTAGTGCTGATCGGTTTTGGCCTGTTCTCCGGTGGCTTTGGTGCGGCGGTGAGCTTTCTGTTCTCGTTCAAGGCGGGCAGCCTCTCAAGCGAGGGCATGCTGGCAGCGCTTGGCCATGCATTTTTCACCCTCTCGCTGGCCTCCGGTGCGATTCTGACCTACGGCAGCTACCTGCCCAAGAGCGCCTCGATTGGCCGCACCACGGTCAGTGTGGCGGTAGCGGATACCGTTGTTGCCTTGATGGCGGGTCTGGCAATCTTCCCGGTTATTTTTGCCAATGGCATGAACCCCGGTGAAGGCCCTGGGCTGATCTTTATGAGCCTGCCGCTGGCCTTCCAGGCGATGCCGTTGGGCACGCTGTTTGGCATTCTGTTCTTCCTGATGCTCTCTATGGCAGCGCTGACCTCTTCGATCTCAATGGTCGAAGCCACGGTTTCCTGGCTGTGCGACAACAAAGGCATCTCGCGTTCGGCTGCCTCCTGGGGCACCGGTATTGTGCTGTGGCTGATCAGCACGCTGGCGATGCTGTCGTTTAACCTGGGCGAGGATTGGACACTGGCCGATAAGAATGTCTTTGACTGGCTGGATTACCTGACATCGCGCTGGATGATGCCGCTGGGTGGCCTGGGTATGGTGGTACTGGCTGGGTTTGTAATAAAAAATGATGCTTTCCGTCAGGAACTCGGGCTTGCCCCTGTACCTTATGCGCTGTGGCTGTCCATGGTGCGTTACGTTAGTCCGCTCGGCATTGTGGTGATTTTTGTCGACGCGCTGGGCGTTTATCAGGTCTCGTTTGCGGCTCACTGGCCCTGGTTGCTGGGGATTCTGGTTGCCATGGCCGCGCTTGGCGAAACCTTAAGCCCGCGGCTGCTTACTGCGCTTAGGGCTGGTTAA
- a CDS encoding LysR family transcriptional regulator gives MNPSIQQLRVFVAVAHSRSLAEASERIHLSQPAISIALRKLEESVGGALFARTTRQLALTPEGEAFLPVAVRLLNDWNEAFEDLNDQFSKQRGKVTIAALPTLAAGLFPRVIKRFHEAYPRINLSLHDVLAEQINQMVSEGRADLGLSVPPSDADDLTFEPVLEDSYVAVCSSGHPLLAQSTVAWRELAEYPFIGINRLSSSRQDIDRIMQSVGERLDILCDARQIATVGRMVAAGLGISVLPSLSFRQIATDGIEHRPLVEPTIRRELGIILSRRHPPSAATSALRQLIHDHP, from the coding sequence ATGAATCCAAGCATCCAGCAGTTGCGTGTTTTTGTAGCCGTCGCCCATTCCCGCAGCCTTGCAGAGGCCAGCGAGCGGATACACCTTTCCCAACCAGCGATCTCCATCGCGTTGCGCAAACTTGAGGAGAGTGTGGGCGGTGCGCTGTTTGCCCGCACTACTCGCCAGCTTGCCCTCACACCGGAAGGCGAAGCCTTTCTGCCGGTTGCCGTGCGGCTATTGAATGATTGGAATGAAGCTTTTGAGGATCTTAACGATCAGTTTTCAAAACAGCGTGGCAAGGTGACTATCGCCGCCCTGCCCACCCTCGCAGCGGGTCTGTTTCCTCGAGTTATTAAGCGTTTCCATGAGGCCTATCCGCGCATCAACCTCAGCCTGCACGACGTGTTGGCCGAACAGATCAATCAGATGGTGAGCGAAGGCCGCGCTGACCTGGGGCTTTCAGTGCCGCCAAGCGATGCAGATGACCTGACGTTTGAGCCCGTTCTTGAAGATAGCTATGTGGCCGTTTGCTCCAGCGGGCACCCGCTGCTGGCACAATCGACAGTGGCCTGGAGAGAGCTGGCGGAGTATCCATTTATTGGCATTAATCGCCTTTCCAGCTCACGCCAGGATATTGACCGTATTATGCAGAGCGTGGGAGAGCGGCTGGATATTTTATGCGATGCGCGCCAGATCGCCACGGTAGGCCGGATGGTAGCTGCTGGGTTAGGCATTAGCGTGCTGCCCTCTCTCAGTTTTCGTCAGATCGCCACCGATGGCATCGAACACCGCCCTCTGGTCGAGCCAACCATACGCCGTGAGCTGGGTATTATATTAAGTCGACGCCACCCTCCTTCCGCCGCAACGAGTGCTCTACGTCAACTGATACATGATCACCCCTGA
- a CDS encoding LexA family protein, producing the protein MPGQSAYFTSALPLTSQPQPCGRAGFSGFPSPAQDYEPCTLDLNTRLVKNPTETFYVTATGDSMEGWGIFEGDLLVVDRSIEPQLGHILVAMLEGEALIKRYALYRGTPHLCSTHPNYPPLPLEGSDCQLWGVVRAVVHEYLR; encoded by the coding sequence ATGCCGGGCCAGTCAGCTTACTTTACATCAGCCTTGCCGTTAACCTCTCAGCCGCAGCCTTGTGGCCGCGCTGGCTTTAGTGGCTTTCCTTCGCCAGCCCAGGATTACGAGCCATGCACTCTGGATCTCAATACACGGCTGGTTAAAAACCCTACTGAGACGTTTTATGTCACCGCCACCGGCGACAGCATGGAGGGTTGGGGAATTTTTGAGGGTGATTTGCTGGTGGTTGATCGCAGTATTGAACCGCAACTGGGACATATTCTGGTCGCTATGCTAGAGGGCGAGGCGCTAATTAAACGCTATGCGCTTTATCGGGGAACGCCACACCTGTGCTCAACACATCCTAACTATCCGCCACTGCCACTTGAAGGCAGCGACTGCCAGCTATGGGGGGTGGTGCGCGCCGTCGTGCACGAGTACTTGCGATGA
- a CDS encoding TAXI family TRAP transporter solute-binding subunit: MKTLLTAMVASATVLAAATLHADERLLIGSTSSSSSHYSYFVAVNQIINNQVEGISSSVAETGATVDNLRRLGRDQIDMGLVTTNTGYHAYAGEEDFEGRPVDNRLLWVYTVAPQNTVMRQDAEVETFADLNGVRFNPGITGSATEKTTEAVMRTLGIEPDYVRGSTTDMVDAMKDGRVMGSVKSGVGERLDGSSMDIATFTPISVLSLDQEQADTLRSEMPDVAIVDVPEGAAEGIPAYTTWAFGVAVHAHPDMDEETAYQIVKAVMENPEPQVNAFAAMQDADMAKMTLEVGTVPLHAGAARYFEEQGYDIPDALQPVQ; encoded by the coding sequence ATGAAAACGCTACTTACTGCCATGGTGGCCAGCGCCACGGTGCTGGCTGCTGCTACCCTTCATGCTGATGAGCGCCTGTTGATCGGCTCTACCTCAAGCTCCTCCAGTCACTACAGCTACTTTGTCGCGGTTAATCAGATTATTAATAACCAAGTCGAAGGAATCAGTTCTTCGGTTGCCGAAACCGGCGCCACGGTGGATAACCTGCGCCGTTTAGGGCGTGATCAAATTGATATGGGGCTGGTTACTACCAATACCGGCTATCACGCCTACGCGGGCGAGGAGGATTTTGAAGGCCGCCCCGTCGATAACCGCCTGCTATGGGTCTACACCGTAGCACCGCAAAATACCGTGATGCGCCAGGATGCTGAAGTGGAAACCTTCGCTGACTTAAACGGTGTTCGCTTCAACCCTGGGATCACGGGGTCAGCTACTGAGAAAACCACCGAAGCGGTAATGCGCACGCTAGGTATTGAGCCTGACTATGTGCGTGGCTCAACGACCGATATGGTCGACGCCATGAAAGATGGCCGGGTGATGGGATCCGTTAAGTCGGGTGTCGGAGAACGCCTGGATGGCTCCTCCATGGATATTGCCACTTTCACACCGATAAGTGTGCTGTCGCTTGATCAAGAGCAGGCCGACACACTGCGCAGCGAAATGCCCGACGTAGCCATTGTCGATGTCCCTGAAGGGGCAGCAGAGGGTATTCCCGCTTACACCACTTGGGCCTTCGGGGTTGCCGTGCACGCCCATCCGGATATGGATGAAGAGACCGCCTATCAAATCGTCAAAGCCGTGATGGAAAACCCGGAGCCTCAGGTTAATGCGTTTGCGGCCATGCAGGATGCGGATATGGCGAAGATGACGTTGGAGGTTGGCACTGTGCCACTTCACGCCGGTGCTGCGCGTTATTTCGAAGAGCAGGGGTACGACATCCCCGATGCCTTGCAGCCTGTTCAGTAA
- a CDS encoding TRAP transporter permease, whose translation MREILTKGLALLLGGLILYTSATGPFESLIQRSLFLALVILLGLAVYPLGQGKRWRPLGIAIDIALAIGVVVACSYVAFNHEQILVELPWATPRDMLLTGVLLVAILELSRRAIGVIFPLLVLVGLAYAWLGAAIPGPLGHRGFDLYYMTETIYLGDLGVWGMLVGVAATTIAAFVLFGCLLLHTGGGNTFMDLALRISGRSPGGAAKVATVASGLFGMVSGSAVANVATTGNFTIPMMKRLNYPRPFAAGVEAVASTGGQIAPPILGAAAFIMAEILGESYLRIALAALLPAILFYLGVFVTIHLVAKRRQLQVVPDDELPSWSEVMRPERIIPILAALGGLFYGVLSGRSIQMSAFYGILMTVLTFVPFALIAKMPLREVVGKLVAGLVDAGKGMVIIGVLLAGAQILVAMIGMTGIGVTLASLIVTVGGESLFLVAFIVGGVCLILGMGIPTTAAYVLVGSVLAPALTTIGVEPLIAHLFVFYFATLSVITPPVCIAVFVASGIADTNWLPAAVESVRLAAAIYVIPFLLLIYPALAGFGTAVDIALASCQGVVFVMAFAALTSRVAMTGKRVIDVVALVVVVALALTPGWLSTLAALALIIGLFIRRRALLDEVPPSLSSDPHTLQAKETQL comes from the coding sequence ATGCGTGAGATACTCACCAAAGGTTTAGCGCTCCTGCTGGGTGGGCTAATTCTTTATACCTCCGCCACTGGGCCGTTCGAGAGCTTGATTCAGCGGAGTCTCTTTCTCGCGCTGGTCATCCTGCTAGGGCTTGCCGTTTACCCATTAGGGCAAGGCAAGCGCTGGCGACCGCTTGGCATCGCTATTGATATCGCATTGGCGATTGGCGTGGTAGTCGCCTGCAGCTATGTAGCGTTCAATCACGAACAAATTCTGGTTGAGCTTCCTTGGGCAACACCTCGCGATATGCTGCTGACCGGCGTACTCCTAGTGGCCATTCTGGAGCTGTCACGGCGTGCCATCGGCGTGATCTTTCCACTGTTGGTGTTAGTGGGGTTGGCTTATGCGTGGCTGGGGGCGGCAATCCCAGGGCCACTTGGTCACCGGGGCTTCGATCTTTACTACATGACTGAAACCATCTACCTCGGTGACTTAGGCGTTTGGGGCATGCTGGTGGGCGTCGCCGCGACGACCATTGCTGCCTTCGTGCTGTTTGGCTGTTTGCTGCTGCACACGGGGGGCGGCAATACCTTTATGGATCTGGCGCTGCGTATTAGCGGGCGTTCACCGGGCGGTGCCGCCAAAGTGGCCACGGTAGCCTCCGGACTGTTTGGCATGGTGAGCGGTAGTGCGGTGGCCAATGTGGCTACGACGGGCAACTTCACCATTCCGATGATGAAACGCTTGAATTATCCACGCCCATTCGCAGCCGGGGTTGAAGCCGTGGCGTCCACCGGTGGTCAAATCGCACCGCCAATTTTGGGTGCTGCGGCATTTATCATGGCGGAAATCCTCGGTGAAAGTTATCTGCGTATTGCCTTAGCGGCCCTGTTACCAGCGATTCTTTTCTATCTCGGGGTGTTTGTCACTATTCACTTGGTCGCCAAGCGGCGACAACTGCAGGTAGTGCCCGATGATGAGCTGCCAAGCTGGTCTGAAGTGATGCGGCCAGAGCGGATCATTCCCATTCTCGCTGCATTAGGCGGGCTGTTTTACGGCGTGCTTAGCGGCCGTTCGATTCAAATGTCGGCGTTCTACGGCATCTTAATGACCGTACTGACGTTTGTGCCTTTTGCGCTGATTGCCAAGATGCCGCTGCGCGAGGTTGTCGGCAAGTTGGTGGCAGGCTTGGTTGATGCAGGCAAGGGCATGGTGATTATCGGCGTGCTGCTGGCTGGCGCACAGATTTTGGTCGCGATGATCGGTATGACCGGCATCGGTGTGACGCTAGCGAGCTTGATCGTCACGGTAGGCGGCGAATCGCTGTTCCTGGTCGCTTTTATCGTCGGCGGCGTGTGTCTGATTTTGGGCATGGGGATCCCGACCACGGCAGCGTATGTGCTTGTGGGGTCGGTACTGGCGCCCGCGCTCACCACCATCGGTGTGGAGCCACTGATTGCCCACCTGTTTGTTTTTTACTTCGCCACGCTATCGGTGATTACACCACCCGTTTGCATTGCGGTTTTTGTGGCTTCAGGTATTGCCGACACCAACTGGCTGCCTGCGGCGGTTGAATCGGTGCGCTTGGCGGCGGCGATCTACGTGATTCCTTTCTTGCTATTGATCTATCCAGCTTTGGCGGGGTTTGGTACCGCTGTCGATATTGCGTTGGCTAGCTGCCAAGGCGTGGTGTTCGTAATGGCCTTTGCCGCGCTAACGAGTCGCGTAGCGATGACCGGTAAACGCGTCATTGACGTTGTGGCGTTGGTGGTCGTGGTCGCTCTTGCCCTAACGCCTGGTTGGCTCTCCACGCTAGCCGCACTGGCATTAATTATTGGGCTGTTTATTCGTCGTCGTGCGCTGTTGGATGAAGTGCCTCCGTCACTCTCTAGTGATCCCCACACTCTTCAGGCCAAGGAGACACAGCTATGA
- a CDS encoding Y-family DNA polymerase translates to MIGLIDANNFYVSCERVFQPALEGRPVGVMSNNDGCVIARSAELKALDIPMGTPAFKLERLRQRGEIHLLSSNYELYGDMSRRLTQLLRDACPEVAPYSIDEMFVYLEGFTSKECEALGRHLRQRIRQHLGLPVCIGLAPTHTLAKLANHFAKKDPLYQGVCLLNGQDHTTEALLKRTPVGSVWGVGHRLAERLAIGGVNTAWDLRESNEKQLRKHFSVVLARTALELRGVPCLTMNALDKPRERIMTSRSFGQPTGVFAEVHNALRRHAQRSAEKLREQRSLARAVMIFLNTNRHRRDQLQYFPQELIALPSPSDDTRVILDAVRQGLEQIHRPRYQFMKAGVMLLDLVDAEQYQMSLLHQPARDHHPLLMATIDQINQRMGQGTISFGMTDAPAAWQLRCAHRSDRYTTRWDELMKVGTYPGAVAAAEAKQKEKEKQKKQQALTSPKRSKQPRA, encoded by the coding sequence ATGATCGGTCTAATTGATGCCAACAACTTCTACGTAAGCTGCGAGCGGGTTTTTCAGCCCGCGCTGGAAGGCAGGCCTGTGGGGGTGATGTCAAACAACGACGGCTGCGTGATCGCCCGTTCAGCGGAGTTGAAAGCACTGGATATTCCCATGGGCACGCCAGCCTTTAAGCTTGAAAGGCTACGCCAGCGCGGAGAGATTCACCTGCTTTCATCCAATTACGAGCTCTACGGCGATATGTCGAGGCGGCTGACTCAACTACTACGTGATGCCTGCCCGGAGGTGGCGCCCTACTCAATAGATGAGATGTTTGTCTATTTAGAAGGCTTTACCAGCAAAGAGTGTGAAGCGCTGGGGCGACACCTGCGCCAGAGAATACGCCAGCACTTGGGCTTGCCGGTGTGTATTGGGCTGGCACCCACGCATACGCTTGCCAAACTGGCCAATCACTTTGCCAAGAAAGACCCTCTCTACCAAGGCGTTTGCTTACTTAATGGGCAGGATCACACCACGGAGGCGTTGCTCAAACGTACACCGGTAGGCAGCGTGTGGGGCGTCGGCCACAGGCTTGCCGAGCGCTTGGCCATTGGCGGCGTTAACACCGCCTGGGACTTGCGTGAAAGCAATGAAAAACAGCTCCGCAAACACTTCTCGGTGGTACTAGCGCGTACGGCGCTTGAGCTACGCGGCGTACCCTGTTTGACGATGAACGCGCTAGATAAACCCCGAGAGCGCATTATGACCTCCCGCTCTTTCGGACAACCGACCGGTGTGTTTGCAGAGGTGCATAACGCGCTGCGCCGTCACGCCCAGCGCAGCGCTGAAAAACTTCGCGAGCAGCGCAGTTTAGCCCGTGCGGTGATGATATTCCTCAACACTAACCGTCATCGTCGCGATCAGTTGCAATATTTCCCGCAGGAGCTGATCGCCCTGCCCTCACCCAGCGACGATACCCGGGTGATCCTTGATGCCGTACGCCAAGGCCTTGAGCAGATTCATCGCCCCCGCTACCAGTTCATGAAAGCTGGCGTGATGCTGCTGGATTTAGTGGATGCCGAACAGTACCAAATGTCGTTACTGCATCAACCTGCCCGCGATCACCACCCGTTGCTGATGGCAACCATTGATCAAATCAACCAGCGCATGGGGCAAGGCACTATCAGCTTTGGTATGACGGATGCCCCTGCTGCTTGGCAACTGCGCTGCGCCCACCGCTCAGACCGCTATACCACGCGCTGGGACGAGTTGATGAAAGTGGGCACTTACCCCGGCGCAGTCGCCGCCGCCGAGGCAAAGCAGAAAGAGAAAGAGAAGCAGAAAAAGCAGCAGGCGTTAACCAGCCCTAAGCGCAGTAAGCAGCCGCGGGCTTAA